In Flavobacterium okayamense, a single window of DNA contains:
- a CDS encoding CHAT domain-containing protein, with translation MKSVVVIIMLFVGLCSFAQPNNFNDYYAVFMEGYNNKNLTKMKEGSELLMLNFPDEFAGYYLSSYYHICSGNLKQAQIESNKALSIQPLLPYSYFTQAYIYFLSNNIAEAEKNLNFAVQFNTEKSPDAIFKDMDVIGYFLGKDISSLKGKYSKIFHTHNNPDLALQFDQCFNGAIKGTACDKIDQLAAKYNAMQTVNPLILKLVPLAKATSFYSKGNITECKKQFETFLTLSKGNSALYWQRSYAYWFLSILKKKSYDERGALLEINSALEEYKNLGFVSYQLANMQLHKIHVLDNFGDKEQEKLQMAFQLEQTANSLNNDYYKAKAYNSIGAYYLMSGSQSEISKSGEYLTKAYNLAQKVKDVYLTREVNSNYIIIKARQGLYSDAQRITEETAQGYIKDKIYDQAQNLYNNLAFIYYNRKDYGNAIIQFEKSIALAEKVKSNLNAKQKLEYMNDISGVYTGLIMSYKQTNNIQKLFQLQEQSRSGYLKDQLNSTTSIASISDAQKLLKPDEVLLTYTIGEPGEVIITAITKDKAEIRYNYPINELLRLKKTYTNRVKKIPAKLNPYMNDLQVDYQDGQLVRYATKQAAYKKEDFVTLVEWTRQLLESANPQLQNVQNDFLRFWYDLTLQPVQDILAKYPKVIISSSSELNYLPFEAFLSPKNQYFVSSHDVRYIPNTTIWKIIANRNYTTNRKSVLAFGGAKYQPSGNVKPTVRGIEDFYKVSDAVNKKISQGIYNFKPELEALGFGGANYLEGTLKEVEFVGTLSSDIKVYKGFDMSESNFKKANASGELKEYKNLLISTHGFTSDIIPEFSGVMFSQPNGGDGREDAFLLAPEIANLNLNADLVILSACDTGIGKLYGGEGINGLNSAFLVAGSNATMLSLWPVSDAGTALTMQNLFKKVVQKNANTVETLNQIKRSFINGDFGEVYKHPQFWAPFLYNGR, from the coding sequence ATGAAATCAGTAGTAGTAATAATAATGTTATTTGTTGGGTTGTGCAGTTTTGCGCAACCTAATAATTTTAACGATTATTATGCGGTTTTTATGGAAGGTTACAATAATAAAAACCTTACTAAAATGAAAGAAGGAAGCGAATTGTTAATGCTTAACTTTCCTGATGAATTTGCGGGTTATTATTTAAGTTCATATTATCATATCTGTTCTGGAAATTTAAAACAAGCACAAATAGAGTCGAATAAAGCGTTAAGCATTCAACCGTTATTGCCATATTCATATTTTACTCAAGCTTATATTTATTTTCTTAGTAATAACATTGCAGAAGCTGAAAAAAACTTAAACTTTGCTGTTCAGTTTAATACTGAAAAATCTCCTGATGCGATTTTTAAAGATATGGATGTAATAGGCTATTTTCTGGGTAAAGATATTTCGTCTTTAAAAGGAAAATACAGCAAAATATTTCATACCCATAATAATCCGGATTTAGCCTTACAATTCGATCAATGTTTTAATGGAGCTATAAAAGGAACAGCTTGTGATAAAATTGACCAATTAGCCGCGAAATATAACGCTATGCAAACGGTAAATCCGTTAATTTTAAAATTAGTTCCATTAGCAAAAGCTACTAGTTTTTATTCTAAAGGAAACATCACAGAGTGTAAAAAACAATTTGAAACTTTTTTAACACTCTCTAAAGGGAATTCAGCTTTATACTGGCAGCGTAGTTATGCTTATTGGTTTTTATCAATATTAAAAAAGAAAAGTTACGATGAAAGAGGTGCACTTTTAGAAATTAATTCAGCATTAGAAGAATATAAAAATTTAGGTTTTGTTTCTTATCAATTAGCAAATATGCAATTACATAAAATTCATGTTTTAGATAATTTTGGCGATAAAGAACAAGAAAAACTTCAAATGGCATTTCAATTAGAGCAAACGGCAAATAGCTTAAATAATGACTATTATAAAGCTAAAGCTTACAATTCTATTGGTGCATATTATTTAATGAGTGGTTCTCAATCTGAAATTAGTAAAAGTGGTGAATATTTAACTAAAGCCTATAATTTAGCTCAAAAAGTAAAAGATGTTTACTTAACTAGAGAAGTAAATTCAAATTATATTATTATTAAAGCAAGACAAGGTTTGTATTCAGATGCGCAACGAATTACCGAAGAAACAGCGCAAGGTTATATTAAAGATAAGATTTATGATCAAGCTCAAAACTTGTATAATAATTTAGCGTTTATTTATTACAATCGAAAAGATTATGGAAATGCCATAATTCAGTTTGAAAAAAGTATTGCACTTGCCGAAAAAGTAAAAAGCAATCTTAATGCTAAGCAAAAGTTAGAATACATGAATGACATTTCTGGAGTATATACTGGTTTGATAATGAGTTATAAGCAAACTAATAACATTCAAAAATTATTTCAACTACAAGAGCAAAGCAGAAGTGGTTATTTAAAAGACCAATTAAATTCAACTACTTCAATTGCTTCCATTTCTGATGCTCAAAAATTATTGAAACCAGATGAAGTATTATTAACCTATACTATTGGTGAACCTGGTGAAGTAATAATAACTGCAATTACTAAAGATAAGGCGGAAATTAGATATAATTATCCTATAAATGAACTACTTCGTTTAAAGAAAACTTACACCAATAGAGTAAAAAAAATACCTGCTAAACTAAATCCGTACATGAATGATTTACAAGTAGATTATCAAGACGGACAATTAGTAAGATATGCAACAAAACAAGCGGCTTATAAAAAAGAAGATTTTGTTACACTTGTTGAGTGGACACGCCAATTATTAGAATCGGCTAATCCGCAATTACAAAATGTACAAAACGATTTTCTACGTTTTTGGTACGATTTAACGCTACAACCAGTTCAGGATATATTAGCAAAATATCCGAAAGTAATCATTAGCTCATCTTCAGAATTAAATTATTTACCATTTGAAGCGTTTTTATCACCTAAAAATCAATACTTTGTTTCTTCACACGATGTTAGATACATTCCTAATACAACTATTTGGAAAATTATCGCTAATAGAAATTATACGACTAATAGAAAATCGGTTTTAGCGTTTGGTGGAGCAAAATACCAACCATCTGGAAATGTAAAACCAACAGTTAGAGGAATTGAAGATTTTTATAAAGTTTCTGATGCGGTAAACAAAAAAATAAGCCAAGGAATTTACAACTTTAAACCTGAATTAGAAGCACTAGGTTTTGGAGGTGCTAATTACTTAGAAGGAACCTTGAAAGAAGTTGAATTTGTAGGAACACTTTCCAGCGATATTAAAGTTTATAAAGGTTTTGATATGAGCGAAAGCAACTTTAAGAAAGCAAATGCTTCTGGTGAATTAAAAGAATATAAAAATCTTTTAATTTCCACACACGGATTTACAAGTGATATTATTCCTGAGTTTAGCGGTGTAATGTTTTCCCAACCTAATGGTGGCGACGGAAGAGAAGATGCTTTTTTATTGGCGCCTGAAATTGCAAATTTAAACTTAAATGCCGATTTGGTGATTTTAAGTGCTTGCGATACTGGAATTGGTAAGTTGTATGGGGGCGAAGGAATAAACGGCTTAAACTCTGCTTTTTTAGTGGCTGGATCAAATGCAACAATGCTGTCTTTATGGCCTGTAAGTGATGCTGGAACAGCTTTAACTATGCAAAATTTGTTTAAAAAAGTGGTGCAAAAAAATGCTAATACTGTAGAAACTTTAAATCAAATTAAACGTTCGTTTATAAATGGCGATTTTGGTGAAGTATATAAGCATCCACAATTTTGGGCACCATTTCTTTATAATGGACGATAA
- a CDS encoding GSCFA domain-containing protein, with protein MLFRTEIPITKSDFLIDYHSKVLLLGSCFAENIGKKFNYYKFQTSVNPFGIIFNTVSLEKLIKRVVEKNYFTENDLFYHNDLWHCYEVHSELSNTNKEEFLNNLNSIIDLTNKQITELTHCFITLGTSWVYRNNESSEIVANCHKVPQKEFTKELLSTKQIEESLQNIVTLIHSINPNVKFVFTVSPVRHIKDGFFENNVSKGNLFSAIQNILSHRAESRCYFPSYEIVMDELRDYRFFEKDMLHPNQLAIDYIWEKLSFAYFSSETVKITHEIDSIQKGLAHKPFNPNTESHLKFVNNLQSKIKELNKKYHFLNFS; from the coding sequence ATGCTATTCCGAACCGAAATACCAATAACCAAAAGTGATTTTTTAATCGATTATCATTCGAAAGTGTTGTTGTTAGGTTCTTGTTTTGCGGAGAATATTGGAAAAAAATTCAATTATTATAAATTTCAAACTTCTGTAAATCCTTTCGGAATTATATTTAATACTGTTTCTTTAGAAAAACTTATTAAAAGAGTTGTTGAAAAGAATTACTTTACCGAAAATGATTTATTCTATCACAATGATTTATGGCATTGTTATGAAGTTCATTCGGAATTATCAAATACAAATAAAGAAGAATTTTTGAATAATCTAAATTCGATTATCGACTTAACAAATAAACAAATAACCGAATTAACACATTGCTTTATTACATTAGGCACAAGTTGGGTTTACAGAAATAATGAATCAAGCGAAATTGTAGCCAATTGTCATAAAGTTCCACAAAAAGAATTTACTAAAGAATTACTTTCAACCAAGCAAATTGAGGAAAGTTTGCAAAATATAGTTACGTTAATTCATTCCATTAATCCGAATGTAAAATTTGTATTTACAGTTTCACCAGTTCGTCATATTAAGGATGGTTTTTTTGAAAATAATGTAAGTAAAGGAAATTTGTTTTCAGCAATTCAAAACATCTTGTCACATCGAGCGGAGTCGAGATGTTATTTCCCAAGCTACGAAATTGTAATGGATGAGCTTCGAGATTACCGATTTTTCGAAAAAGATATGTTACATCCTAATCAATTAGCAATAGATTATATCTGGGAAAAACTATCCTTTGCTTATTTCTCTTCAGAAACTGTAAAGATTACACATGAGATAGATTCGATTCAAAAAGGGCTTGCACATAAACCTTTTAACCCAAATACAGAATCTCATCTAAAGTTTGTAAATAACTTACAATCAAAGATTAAAGAATTAAATAAGAAATACCATTTCTTAAACTTTTCTTAA
- a CDS encoding tetratricopeptide repeat-containing sensor histidine kinase, with translation MKVLRILVLMILFFSTKTFSQSIEDIISETKLKFQNETETELKAKLSADLAWYYVQVNIDSAKFYGEKSLSLSKLSKNQTLIAQSYNDLATVYFVKGDYKKSLAFTDESLKLRKLLNDEAGIASLYFKKGNAYNKMSKYDSTMYYYFKANKYYESVGDSAVFMNLESNISSTYFSMGNYSKALKYLSKPLKYYKDTKQFLLLSNSTMNLGNIQLSLKDTINALQSFNKAIDYAEQSNNFSTLASTYNNIANIYTAQNKFELASQFIEKSIEIREKMGLDADLESSKLTLANNELRIGNYNEAKKRYLSVKSAFEKNNSKDKLREIYLGLSYIYASEKKADSLSYYHKKYLEVLNTIYKDETLKASQEIEVKYQTEKKEREILLQKAKIAEKNTIIISVISLLLLSVLLGYFLYSKQKMKTVQLLKERELQDALLKIETQNKLQEQRLQISRDLHDNIGSQLTFIISSIDNLKFALGNQNPKIDEKLTNISSFTRETIVELRDTIWAMNKEEITVEDLETRISNFIENAKISLSGTQFIFSSNLKSTQLKPFSSRDGMNIYRIIQESVNNAIKHAKATKIEVMIQELENQICIEIIDNGSGFNLQETEKGNGLNSIEKRASELNSKLTVKSDSNGTNITLDLKKELL, from the coding sequence ATGAAGGTTTTAAGAATATTAGTTTTAATGATTTTGTTTTTCTCAACTAAAACATTTTCTCAATCAATTGAAGATATTATTTCTGAAACTAAACTAAAATTTCAAAATGAAACAGAAACTGAACTAAAAGCAAAATTATCAGCTGATTTAGCTTGGTATTATGTGCAAGTTAATATTGATTCTGCAAAGTTTTATGGAGAAAAATCTTTAAGCCTTTCTAAACTATCTAAAAACCAAACATTGATTGCACAATCTTATAATGATTTAGCAACAGTTTATTTTGTAAAAGGTGATTATAAAAAATCATTAGCATTTACAGATGAATCATTAAAATTGAGAAAACTTTTAAATGATGAAGCAGGAATTGCATCACTCTATTTTAAAAAAGGAAATGCTTATAATAAAATGAGTAAATATGATAGTACAATGTATTATTATTTTAAAGCAAATAAGTATTATGAAAGTGTTGGAGATAGTGCGGTTTTCATGAATCTTGAATCCAATATATCATCGACTTACTTCTCAATGGGAAATTATTCGAAAGCATTAAAATATTTAAGTAAACCTTTAAAATATTATAAGGATACAAAACAGTTCTTATTGTTGTCAAATTCAACAATGAATCTTGGTAATATTCAATTGAGTTTAAAAGATACTATAAATGCTTTACAATCTTTTAATAAAGCAATAGATTATGCTGAACAATCAAATAACTTTTCGACTTTGGCATCTACTTATAATAATATTGCAAATATTTATACGGCTCAAAATAAGTTTGAATTAGCATCACAATTCATAGAGAAGTCAATTGAAATTCGTGAAAAAATGGGACTAGATGCTGACTTAGAAAGTTCTAAATTAACATTAGCCAATAATGAATTAAGAATAGGAAATTATAATGAGGCCAAAAAAAGATATTTAAGCGTAAAATCTGCATTTGAGAAGAACAATTCTAAAGATAAATTAAGAGAAATTTATTTAGGACTTTCTTATATCTATGCTTCTGAAAAAAAAGCAGATAGTTTAAGTTATTATCATAAAAAATATTTAGAAGTTTTAAATACAATCTATAAAGATGAAACTTTAAAAGCATCTCAAGAAATAGAAGTAAAATACCAAACTGAAAAAAAAGAAAGAGAAATTTTACTTCAAAAAGCTAAAATTGCCGAGAAAAACACCATTATAATTAGTGTGATTTCTCTATTGTTGTTGAGCGTACTTTTAGGTTATTTTCTCTATAGTAAACAAAAAATGAAAACAGTTCAACTTTTAAAAGAACGTGAATTACAAGATGCTTTATTAAAAATTGAAACTCAAAATAAATTACAAGAACAACGTCTTCAAATTTCAAGAGATTTACATGATAATATTGGTTCGCAATTAACTTTTATAATTTCTTCAATAGATAATTTAAAATTCGCACTTGGAAATCAAAACCCAAAAATTGATGAAAAGCTAACCAATATAAGTTCATTTACACGTGAAACTATTGTAGAACTTCGCGATACCATTTGGGCCATGAATAAAGAAGAGATTACAGTAGAAGATTTAGAAACGCGAATTTCAAATTTTATAGAGAATGCTAAAATTTCATTAAGTGGTACACAGTTTATTTTTTCGAGCAACTTAAAGTCTACACAATTAAAACCTTTTTCTTCTCGAGACGGAATGAATATTTACCGAATTATTCAAGAGAGTGTAAATAATGCCATTAAACATGCGAAGGCTACTAAAATTGAAGTCATGATTCAAGAATTAGAAAATCAAATTTGTATCGAAATTATAGACAATGGCTCAGGTTTTAATCTTCAGGAAACCGAAAAAGGAAACGGACTAAACTCTATTGAAAAAAGAGCTTCTGAATTAAACAGTAAGCTAACTGTAAAATCAGATAGTAATGGAACTAATATTACTTTAGACTTAAAAAAAGAATTGTTATAA
- a CDS encoding DUF4424 family protein, whose product MNKKIVYLFYLLILLLFCSNVSQPGIYNAGGTAFTMLFPQDSLTYKKVQMQEEAIYIQLYKGFAVVKGKYKMVNTTSEKLNFTMGYPINGIYNGGEGDLNQVQLDSLYKFKIKANGKELSINEMQIGDSGHARTFQNENWLTWKIDFKPTESKEIEVYFLVNTNDGGITKGYSHEQKNAFIYLLESGSVWKQPIEDGKFVIELKDGLKVEDIAGISSHFDFHVNEKENILIGSKTNFSPTPNDNLIVTYGETISNFEFSFFLEQSHILFEKIEIFSKQGNHGVLHSFEAKNPYEVKTSFLSFLPGLIIFLGIAAPFLIISIVVFIVVKLVRNRK is encoded by the coding sequence ATGAATAAAAAAATAGTTTATTTATTTTATTTATTAATTCTTTTACTTTTTTGTTCTAATGTTTCCCAACCTGGAATTTACAACGCAGGTGGAACCGCTTTTACCATGTTGTTTCCACAAGATTCGTTGACGTATAAAAAGGTTCAGATGCAAGAAGAAGCTATTTATATCCAACTTTATAAAGGCTTTGCTGTTGTTAAAGGAAAATATAAAATGGTAAATACAACTTCTGAAAAACTGAATTTTACTATGGGGTATCCCATAAACGGAATTTACAATGGAGGAGAAGGGGATTTAAACCAAGTTCAATTAGATTCGCTATATAAATTTAAGATCAAAGCAAATGGTAAAGAATTGTCAATCAATGAAATGCAAATTGGCGATTCTGGTCATGCAAGAACTTTTCAAAATGAAAATTGGTTAACTTGGAAGATTGATTTTAAACCAACAGAAAGCAAAGAGATCGAAGTATATTTTTTAGTTAATACAAATGATGGAGGAATTACGAAAGGTTATTCTCACGAACAAAAAAATGCATTTATTTATTTACTTGAATCGGGAAGTGTTTGGAAACAACCGATAGAAGATGGAAAGTTTGTAATTGAATTAAAAGACGGATTGAAAGTTGAAGATATTGCTGGAATTTCTTCTCATTTCGATTTTCATGTCAATGAAAAAGAAAATATTTTAATAGGATCTAAAACTAATTTTTCACCCACTCCAAATGATAACTTAATTGTTACGTATGGAGAAACCATTTCAAATTTTGAATTTTCATTTTTTTTAGAACAATCACACATCTTGTTTGAGAAGATAGAGATTTTTTCAAAACAAGGTAATCATGGGGTTTTACATTCTTTTGAAGCTAAAAATCCTTATGAAGTTAAGACTAGTTTTTTGTCTTTTCTACCAGGATTAATAATTTTTTTAGGTATAGCGGCACCTTTTTTAATTATTAGTATAGTAGTATTTATTGTTGTTAAGTTGGTTCGAAACAGAAAATAA
- a CDS encoding PQQ-binding-like beta-propeller repeat protein, with product MKAIIKTLWTAILMLCCVSNGYAQKAEAPENTYDLGAKINEMTLTVGGILVVATNDGLAGIKPNESKPIFTFNNFGQLKPEETDFIPMTPYIVVSQGATGGFSGIGKTKRAVIDYVKGKVLFNSEDLKWTQIYTCNVMLPQNKLVVSGLQKSDAKFESQVPKVAVYDLDSGKNDFSFFLDKPGRVGMAKDFSVTGTPLLLKNAVLVPTAQGIIAMSNSGTELWKSKIKDVTWMVADDSGKEIYAFESVNNGNNTRIHKIGDKDGAALWADDRKVKGIVSNFEILPQGIAVVSNVKPSGEKGLGKLMAAKEQSHIAFLSASSGEDLWEKAPKTNGYVQHFYIMEDGILFGLFEGGINKIAFDGKPLFKKPLKTGENIMVMAHTPQGLLYITGEDANIVNLESGDQIWSKPLKYKRATSVASTFDSKNNRYMIAADGKIMAIDANSGDVNDFAQCNFEEKEDPSSMQIRDGGIFLSSSQNMAMYDFNGSESYKVYHKSPGRSTFGKIMGGVMAVASTTMAVSMSAVAGANRSAFGSMNDLDSYNDYGKDAKRAADMFSGIAGASFDYLSKRFKATAATENSQFILTKLSNGVGLVKVNKDSGVVEKEIILNDKKPEYEVDEMGGYLFYKANDKTIYTYNLKK from the coding sequence ATGAAAGCTATAATTAAAACATTATGGACAGCCATACTTATGCTTTGTTGTGTTAGTAATGGATATGCACAAAAAGCTGAAGCTCCCGAAAACACTTATGATTTAGGGGCGAAAATTAATGAAATGACGCTAACTGTTGGAGGTATCTTAGTTGTAGCTACTAACGATGGATTAGCAGGTATAAAACCGAATGAATCTAAACCTATATTCACATTCAATAATTTTGGTCAATTAAAACCAGAAGAAACAGATTTTATTCCGATGACTCCTTACATCGTGGTTTCACAAGGAGCTACTGGTGGTTTTTCTGGAATTGGGAAAACAAAAAGAGCAGTTATCGATTATGTAAAAGGAAAAGTTTTATTCAATTCTGAAGATTTAAAGTGGACTCAAATTTATACTTGCAATGTGATGTTGCCACAGAATAAATTAGTCGTAAGTGGACTGCAAAAAAGTGATGCAAAGTTTGAAAGCCAAGTTCCTAAAGTAGCGGTTTATGATTTAGATAGTGGTAAAAATGATTTTTCATTTTTCTTAGATAAACCTGGTCGTGTAGGAATGGCTAAAGATTTTAGCGTAACAGGAACTCCATTATTGTTAAAAAACGCTGTATTAGTACCTACAGCACAAGGTATAATTGCTATGTCAAATTCTGGTACAGAATTATGGAAAAGCAAAATAAAAGATGTCACTTGGATGGTTGCTGATGATTCAGGTAAAGAAATCTATGCTTTTGAAAGTGTAAATAACGGAAATAATACAAGAATTCATAAAATTGGAGATAAAGATGGTGCAGCTTTATGGGCAGATGATAGAAAAGTAAAAGGAATTGTTTCTAACTTTGAAATTTTACCACAAGGAATCGCAGTTGTTAGTAATGTTAAGCCTTCTGGAGAGAAAGGATTAGGAAAGTTAATGGCTGCAAAAGAGCAAAGTCATATTGCTTTTTTAAGTGCATCTTCAGGTGAGGATTTATGGGAAAAAGCTCCAAAAACTAATGGATATGTTCAACATTTTTACATAATGGAAGACGGAATTTTATTTGGTCTTTTTGAAGGAGGAATTAATAAAATTGCTTTTGACGGAAAACCATTATTTAAAAAGCCTTTAAAAACAGGGGAAAACATTATGGTAATGGCTCACACACCACAAGGACTACTCTACATAACTGGTGAAGATGCTAACATTGTTAATTTAGAATCAGGTGACCAGATATGGTCAAAACCATTAAAATATAAAAGAGCAACTTCAGTAGCATCTACATTTGATAGTAAAAACAATCGTTATATGATTGCAGCAGATGGTAAAATAATGGCAATTGATGCAAATTCTGGAGATGTTAATGATTTTGCACAATGTAATTTTGAGGAAAAAGAAGACCCGAGTAGTATGCAAATTAGAGATGGAGGAATTTTCTTATCATCAAGTCAAAATATGGCGATGTACGATTTCAACGGTTCAGAAAGCTATAAAGTATACCACAAATCTCCTGGAAGAAGTACTTTTGGAAAAATTATGGGAGGGGTTATGGCTGTTGCTTCAACAACTATGGCTGTTTCTATGAGTGCAGTTGCTGGAGCAAATCGTTCAGCTTTTGGAAGCATGAATGACTTAGATTCATATAACGATTATGGTAAGGACGCTAAAAGAGCTGCGGATATGTTCTCAGGAATTGCAGGGGCATCTTTTGATTATTTATCAAAACGTTTTAAAGCAACAGCTGCTACAGAAAATTCACAATTCATTTTAACTAAATTAAGTAACGGTGTAGGCTTAGTTAAAGTAAATAAAGATTCTGGAGTTGTAGAAAAGGAAATCATTTTAAATGATAAAAAACCAGAGTATGAAGTTGATGAAATGGGTGGTTATTTATTCTATAAAGCAAACGATAAAACAATTTATACTTATAATTTAAAAAAGTAG
- a CDS encoding YbjN domain-containing protein: protein MKMFKLSTVLCLFMLFASIGSFAQRVVSPEDLTSQLLKETFDNAYIEVLEVKDTYVKVKDVFNVYMDIDKSKRYIAFNSTYNLVEGTSPAKALALMNKLNAEVALIKAYYTESSNTITYYYYFWTDGGFTQKSLVSALKLYKTALNLSLDKDTEKLIK from the coding sequence ATGAAAATGTTCAAATTATCTACCGTTTTATGTTTATTTATGTTGTTTGCTTCAATTGGAAGTTTTGCGCAACGTGTTGTTTCTCCTGAAGATTTAACTTCTCAACTTTTGAAAGAAACTTTTGATAACGCTTATATTGAAGTTTTAGAAGTTAAAGATACTTATGTAAAAGTTAAAGATGTATTTAATGTTTACATGGATATTGATAAGAGTAAAAGATATATAGCTTTTAACTCGACTTATAATTTAGTTGAAGGTACATCTCCAGCAAAAGCTTTAGCTTTAATGAATAAATTAAATGCCGAAGTTGCTCTAATTAAAGCATATTATACAGAATCTTCAAACACAATTACTTATTATTATTATTTCTGGACTGATGGAGGTTTTACTCAAAAGTCTTTAGTTAGTGCTTTAAAATTATATAAAACAGCTTTAAATCTAAGTTTAGATAAAGATACAGAAAAGCTAATTAAATAA